One Desulfatiglans anilini DSM 4660 DNA window includes the following coding sequences:
- a CDS encoding phosphoribosylformylglycinamidine synthase subunit PurQ, whose protein sequence is MNTVKALVLTGYGLNCDYETHYSLQRAGAQPHRVHMNRLIGNAPSGAEVRLEDYHILVLGGGFSWADDHGAGVLMAAKLRNHLGGQILRFVADGRLVIGICNGFQALVNLGLLPAFDANYHERRVALISNDRGNFIDTWVRLRVDPDSPCVFTRGIDAIEMPVRHGEGKFYATGEDLERLRENHQIVLQYSGRDGQTADGRWPLNPNGSLMDIAGICDPTGRVFGLMPHPEAFNHWTNHPHWTRSKEERLRRGETPCPNPDGDGIRLFANAVAYIHEAFG, encoded by the coding sequence ATGAATACGGTAAAAGCGCTGGTTCTGACCGGCTACGGATTGAACTGTGACTACGAGACCCACTACTCCCTCCAAAGGGCCGGTGCCCAGCCCCACCGCGTGCACATGAACCGGCTGATCGGGAATGCCCCTTCCGGAGCGGAAGTGCGGCTGGAAGACTATCACATACTGGTCCTCGGCGGAGGATTCAGCTGGGCGGACGATCACGGGGCCGGCGTCTTGATGGCCGCCAAGCTCCGCAACCACCTCGGCGGGCAGATCCTGCGGTTCGTCGCGGACGGGCGCCTCGTGATCGGGATCTGCAACGGCTTTCAGGCGCTCGTCAACCTCGGTCTCCTCCCCGCATTCGATGCCAATTACCATGAGCGCAGGGTCGCCCTCATCTCCAATGACCGGGGCAACTTCATCGACACCTGGGTCAGGCTCCGGGTCGACCCGGATTCCCCCTGCGTCTTCACCCGGGGAATCGACGCCATCGAGATGCCGGTGCGCCACGGCGAAGGCAAGTTCTACGCGACCGGGGAGGATCTCGAGAGGCTCAGGGAAAACCACCAGATCGTCCTGCAATACAGCGGCCGGGACGGGCAGACGGCCGATGGTCGATGGCCCCTCAACCCGAACGGCTCCCTGATGGACATCGCCGGCATCTGCGATCCCACCGGCCGGGTCTTCGGGCTCATGCCGCACCCCGAGGCCTTCAACCACTGGACCAACCATCCCCATTGGACCCGCTCGAAAGAGGAGCGCCTCAGGCGCGGAGAAACGCCCTGCCCGAATCCGGACGGCGACGGGATCCGCCTGTTTGCGAACGCCGTGGCCTATATCCACGAGGCCTTCGGTTGA
- a CDS encoding response regulator has translation MMDSSVLKDKVILAVDDEPDVLETIEEILNMCILYKARDFDTATQYLLNYTYDIVILDIMGVNGFELLRTSVAMGFPTVMLTAHALTPEALKKAIKLGAVSFLPKEKMRELPEFLEEVVLGRKESVWSKLFSGLGAYFNSKFGPDWREKDQFFKEFESALKKSEKTGGSEH, from the coding sequence ATGATGGACAGCAGCGTACTGAAAGACAAGGTGATCCTTGCGGTCGACGATGAGCCGGATGTCCTTGAAACCATCGAGGAGATCCTGAACATGTGCATCCTTTACAAAGCACGCGACTTCGACACGGCTACGCAGTATCTCCTCAACTACACATACGACATCGTGATCTTGGATATCATGGGTGTCAACGGCTTCGAACTCCTTAGGACGTCGGTCGCCATGGGGTTCCCGACGGTGATGCTGACGGCCCACGCCCTCACGCCCGAGGCCCTGAAGAAGGCCATCAAGCTGGGTGCCGTGTCGTTTCTGCCCAAAGAGAAGATGCGGGAATTGCCTGAGTTCCTGGAAGAGGTCGTCCTCGGCAGGAAGGAATCCGTCTGGTCGAAACTGTTCTCGGGCCTGGGCGCCTATTTCAACAGCAAGTTCGGCCCCGACTGGCGCGAAAAAGATCAATTTTTCAAAGAGTTCGAATCAGCCTTGAAAAAGTCCGAAAAAACAGGCGGCTCGGAGCACTGA
- a CDS encoding ABC transporter substrate-binding protein, which yields MENRRFHKGISGVCFGLLIAASFFTFAQRESVAAEPVKIGYAISLSGVYTAIGIDLRDGLNLYMEEIGHQAGGRQIEVLVEDVGSNQVSQAMDIARKLVQKNNIDILAGVVGTGSAYALAEFVQKNNIPLVISNAGADDLTQRKSNPLIVRPAFVNSAGSHPLGVWAYENGYRKAVAMGADYGAGYEHVGGICRTFTQMGGRIVQEIWPPLGTKDYAPYLAKISQEADVVMVFFAGADALRLVKQFAEYGLNRRVALIGKGYLVDDNILPKQGASAKDIVTESHWCYLLDTPENNRFKKSFMDKYGHRPTLYAEQGYLTGMLIAEALNKTNGEIKGAEFVRVMRSLELKAPRGTVRFDDYGATIQNSYIRKVEEMDGAWESVPIKTFPMVNQFWNWKAEDYMKMTPYSEMKGKWAQ from the coding sequence ATGGAAAACCGTCGTTTCCACAAAGGGATCAGTGGCGTGTGTTTTGGTCTTCTGATCGCCGCATCTTTTTTCACCTTTGCACAAAGGGAAAGCGTGGCGGCAGAACCTGTCAAAATCGGCTATGCTATCTCGCTTTCAGGTGTTTATACAGCTATCGGGATCGATCTGCGGGATGGACTCAACCTCTACATGGAAGAGATCGGTCATCAGGCCGGGGGCCGTCAGATCGAGGTGTTGGTTGAAGACGTCGGCAGCAACCAGGTCAGCCAAGCCATGGATATCGCGCGCAAACTCGTTCAGAAGAACAACATCGATATCCTGGCGGGAGTCGTCGGGACGGGATCGGCGTATGCGCTGGCTGAGTTCGTTCAGAAGAACAATATTCCCCTCGTCATTTCGAACGCCGGGGCCGATGACCTGACGCAGCGCAAATCCAATCCCCTCATCGTGCGGCCGGCCTTTGTCAACAGCGCCGGATCGCACCCGCTCGGGGTCTGGGCCTATGAAAACGGGTACCGGAAAGCAGTTGCCATGGGGGCTGATTATGGCGCCGGCTACGAACACGTCGGCGGGATCTGCAGGACCTTCACCCAAATGGGGGGAAGGATCGTCCAGGAGATCTGGCCGCCCCTCGGGACCAAGGATTACGCCCCCTACCTGGCTAAGATCTCACAGGAAGCGGATGTCGTTATGGTCTTCTTCGCCGGGGCGGATGCCCTCCGCTTAGTGAAGCAGTTTGCGGAGTACGGCCTCAACCGGAGGGTGGCCCTCATCGGGAAAGGCTATCTGGTAGACGACAACATCCTGCCGAAGCAGGGGGCGTCCGCCAAGGACATCGTGACGGAGTCACACTGGTGCTACCTGCTCGACACCCCTGAGAACAACCGCTTCAAGAAATCCTTCATGGACAAGTACGGGCATCGTCCCACGCTTTATGCCGAACAGGGGTACCTTACGGGGATGTTGATCGCGGAGGCGCTCAACAAGACCAACGGGGAAATCAAGGGCGCGGAATTCGTCCGCGTGATGCGCTCCCTCGAATTGAAGGCGCCGCGGGGGACGGTCCGATTCGATGACTACGGCGCCACCATCCAGAACAGCTATATCCGCAAGGTGGAAGAAATGGACGGTGCATGGGAGAGCGTCCCGATCAAGACCTTCCCCATGGTCAATCAGTTCTGGAACTGGAAGGCCGAGGATTATATGAAAATGACGCCCTATTCCGAGATGAAGGGGAAATGGGCGCAATAG
- a CDS encoding sigma-54-dependent transcriptional regulator — MVITRALIIDDQDSLLNSLRIFFELRGWEVTTASTGREGLKKARTLQPSLVILDLRLPDMDGQEILERLRHEMPATQVIVVTAFQDMDNTIRCIKLGAFDFIHKPIDIDELETALNRFSNVSKAQGAKPPIEAPLHSVSCEDSPYIVGKSQAMKDVFKKIAMVSDSRVTVLIQGESGTGKELVARAIHYQGAYRSHPFMVVDCSILVDTLTESQLFGYEKGAFTGAEMMRKGTLESAGEGTIFFDEIGELPLRLQSKLLRFLHEKGYTRVGGTQPMHSEARIIAATNRNLEQMASEGRMRTDLFYRLQVVTIYMPPLRDRRSDIPLLASSLLEKIGHKLRVPIKSLTNGAMQELESYSWPGNVRQLENTLTKAAVLTKSSVLDKEDIIHANAHIDRSSPEKGGVDKTLAEVEKEHILRVLNAKEGHLGQACRTLGISRPTLRSKLKQYGVNQT; from the coding sequence ATGGTGATCACACGTGCGCTGATAATCGATGACCAGGATTCGCTCCTGAATTCCCTGAGGATCTTTTTCGAGCTGCGGGGATGGGAGGTAACCACCGCCTCGACGGGACGGGAAGGGTTGAAAAAGGCGCGCACCTTGCAGCCCTCCCTGGTGATTCTTGATTTGAGGCTGCCGGATATGGACGGGCAAGAAATTCTGGAACGGCTGCGCCATGAGATGCCCGCAACTCAGGTGATTGTCGTGACCGCCTTCCAGGATATGGACAATACGATACGCTGCATCAAGCTGGGCGCTTTCGACTTCATACACAAGCCGATCGATATCGACGAACTGGAAACGGCCTTGAACCGTTTCAGCAACGTGAGCAAGGCCCAGGGGGCGAAGCCCCCCATCGAGGCGCCGCTGCACTCCGTTTCCTGCGAAGATTCGCCATACATCGTCGGAAAGAGCCAGGCGATGAAAGATGTCTTCAAGAAGATCGCGATGGTATCCGATTCCAGGGTCACAGTGCTCATCCAGGGAGAAAGCGGGACGGGGAAAGAACTCGTAGCTCGGGCGATACACTATCAGGGGGCCTATCGGAGCCATCCTTTCATGGTGGTCGATTGCTCGATACTCGTGGACACACTGACTGAAAGTCAGCTCTTTGGATATGAAAAAGGCGCCTTCACCGGAGCCGAAATGATGCGCAAAGGGACGCTCGAGTCGGCCGGAGAGGGGACGATCTTCTTCGACGAAATCGGCGAACTGCCACTGCGGCTGCAGAGCAAGCTCCTCCGGTTTCTCCACGAAAAGGGATACACCCGCGTAGGAGGCACTCAGCCGATGCACTCCGAAGCACGCATCATCGCTGCAACCAATCGAAATCTGGAGCAGATGGCATCGGAGGGGCGAATGCGTACCGATCTTTTTTATCGGCTGCAGGTGGTGACGATCTACATGCCGCCGCTCAGGGACCGCCGCTCTGACATCCCGCTTCTGGCCTCCAGCCTTCTCGAAAAGATAGGACACAAGTTGAGAGTACCGATCAAGAGCTTGACCAACGGGGCGATGCAGGAACTGGAGAGCTATTCCTGGCCGGGCAATGTCCGGCAGCTTGAAAACACCCTGACCAAAGCAGCGGTTTTAACCAAGTCTTCCGTGCTGGACAAAGAAGATATCATTCATGCAAATGCGCACATCGACCGGTCCTCCCCCGAAAAGGGAGGGGTGGACAAGACACTGGCGGAAGTCGAAAAGGAGCACATTCTGCGGGTCCTCAACGCAAAAGAGGGGCATCTCGGGCAGGCGTGCCGGACGCTTGGAATCAGCCGGCCGACGTTGAGAAGCAAGCTGAAGCAATACGGGGTGAACCAGACTTGA
- a CDS encoding thiolase family protein produces the protein MKDVVIVSACRTAIGAFGGTLRDMNAAHIGAVAMREAIKRADIDPAQIDDVRFGCCLEPADALNVARVCALMAGIPDHVTAVTINRVCISAMESVISGMAMIQAGMADIILAGGVEHMSGVAYTVPSARWGCRLQDQVFVDTMIHALHCGSHLIPGPESGPLKEGMPLELFKGKPYIMGHTAEFIAQMHDISREEMDEVALRSHNNTERATLEGDFREEIVPIEVPQKKKPPIIFDKDEHFRPGLTMEALAKLPPAFIPKIGKVTAGNASGINDGASAMIIMSAEKAKELGRQPIARIRATGRGACHPSVMGLSPVPAVRNLLDRNPGIKLADFELIELNEAFAAQYIGCERELGLNREITNVNGSGIGLGHPVGCTGARIMVSLLYAMKKRGKSFGLATLCGGGGVSMACALEML, from the coding sequence ATGAAAGACGTTGTCATCGTTTCGGCATGTAGAACGGCCATAGGGGCCTTTGGCGGCACCCTGCGGGACATGAATGCAGCGCATATCGGGGCTGTTGCCATGCGGGAAGCCATCAAGCGGGCGGATATCGACCCCGCCCAGATCGACGATGTCCGCTTCGGATGCTGCCTTGAACCGGCCGATGCCCTGAACGTCGCCCGCGTGTGCGCCCTGATGGCCGGCATCCCGGATCACGTCACGGCGGTGACCATCAATCGGGTCTGCATCTCGGCCATGGAGTCCGTGATCTCCGGCATGGCCATGATCCAGGCGGGCATGGCCGACATCATCCTCGCCGGCGGGGTCGAGCACATGTCGGGGGTCGCCTACACGGTTCCAAGCGCCCGCTGGGGATGCCGGCTCCAGGACCAGGTCTTCGTGGACACCATGATCCACGCCCTCCACTGCGGATCCCATCTGATCCCCGGCCCGGAATCCGGCCCCCTGAAGGAAGGCATGCCCCTCGAACTCTTCAAGGGCAAACCCTACATCATGGGTCACACGGCGGAGTTCATCGCGCAGATGCACGACATCTCCCGCGAGGAGATGGACGAGGTCGCCCTGCGAAGCCACAACAACACCGAGCGGGCCACCCTGGAGGGGGATTTCAGGGAGGAGATCGTTCCGATCGAGGTCCCGCAGAAAAAGAAGCCGCCGATCATCTTCGACAAGGACGAACATTTCAGGCCGGGCCTGACTATGGAGGCCCTCGCGAAGCTGCCCCCGGCATTCATCCCGAAGATCGGCAAGGTCACGGCGGGGAACGCCTCCGGCATCAACGACGGCGCAAGCGCCATGATCATCATGAGCGCCGAGAAGGCGAAGGAACTCGGCAGGCAGCCGATCGCACGCATCCGGGCCACCGGCCGGGGCGCCTGCCATCCGTCGGTCATGGGACTGAGCCCCGTCCCGGCGGTGCGGAACCTGCTCGACCGGAACCCCGGCATCAAACTCGCCGATTTCGAGCTGATCGAACTGAACGAGGCCTTCGCCGCCCAGTACATCGGGTGCGAGCGCGAACTCGGCCTCAACCGCGAGATCACCAACGTCAACGGCTCGGGGATCGGGCTCGGGCACCCCGTCGGGTGCACCGGCGCCCGCATCATGGTGTCCCTCCTCTACGCCATGAAAAAGCGCGGGAAGTCCTTCGGCCTCGCGACCCTGTGCGGCGGAGGCGGGGTCTCCATGGCCTGCGCGCTCGAAATGCTCTAG
- a CDS encoding two-component system sensor histidine kinase NtrB — protein sequence MIFSLTKFSEFFQGIHENFLRNHTEILENQIKSRTRELAESRQKYKTLVEEINEGFFVLAEGLIVFANRMFAEMHGCELTDVLEKKYLDFIADEHKEKIRNVYKLSQREPHVPVRMEYLRLCRDGRKLPTEILAKRTIFGHHTANIGICSDIGERVELEKKTREAEKLKALAQQAASLAHEVRNPLSTVRINLQLLYRNATKPEQIGLLQASLDEVVQIERTLQEMMDISFPVRLSLQPVHLRSLLQHCLNSMRQRLLNNQVKTFLRLERGAEGIHVDPHRMEQALVNLLFNAVEAQPSGGKVAISARPLTKGADPWVEILISDQGPGVPKEILPYIFDPMFSQKAMGTGLGLHNVKRIVEAHGGSVRVKLNRKRGMSFYLNLPAR from the coding sequence ATGATTTTCTCCCTCACTAAATTCTCTGAATTTTTCCAAGGCATCCATGAAAATTTTCTGCGGAACCATACCGAAATCCTGGAAAATCAGATCAAGAGTCGCACCCGTGAACTGGCCGAGTCCCGCCAGAAATACAAAACCCTTGTAGAGGAAATCAACGAAGGCTTCTTCGTTCTGGCGGAAGGCCTCATTGTCTTTGCCAATCGTATGTTCGCCGAGATGCACGGATGCGAGCTGACAGACGTTCTCGAGAAAAAATATCTAGACTTCATCGCAGATGAGCATAAAGAGAAGATCCGAAACGTCTACAAACTGAGCCAGAGAGAGCCCCATGTGCCAGTCAGAATGGAGTACCTGCGCTTGTGTAGGGACGGCCGAAAGTTGCCGACGGAAATCTTGGCCAAGCGGACGATATTCGGACATCACACAGCCAATATCGGGATTTGCAGCGATATCGGCGAGCGGGTGGAACTGGAGAAGAAGACGCGGGAGGCTGAAAAACTGAAGGCCCTGGCTCAGCAGGCCGCCTCTCTGGCCCATGAAGTGAGAAACCCGCTTTCCACAGTGCGGATCAATCTCCAACTGCTGTACCGAAACGCCACCAAGCCGGAGCAGATCGGCCTTTTGCAGGCGAGCCTCGATGAAGTCGTTCAGATCGAACGGACCCTGCAGGAGATGATGGATATCAGTTTTCCGGTGAGGTTGTCACTCCAGCCGGTCCATCTCAGATCGTTGCTCCAGCACTGTCTCAACAGCATGCGGCAACGCCTGCTCAACAACCAGGTGAAGACGTTCCTCCGCTTGGAACGGGGTGCCGAGGGCATCCACGTGGACCCGCACCGGATGGAGCAGGCCCTGGTCAACCTGCTTTTCAACGCCGTCGAAGCGCAGCCTTCCGGAGGCAAGGTAGCGATCTCCGCCCGGCCCCTCACCAAAGGGGCGGACCCGTGGGTGGAGATCCTGATATCGGATCAGGGCCCCGGGGTGCCCAAGGAGATCCTTCCTTACATCTTCGACCCGATGTTCAGTCAGAAGGCGATGGGAACCGGATTGGGGCTGCACAACGTCAAAAGGATTGTCGAGGCGCATGGCGGCTCGGTGCGTGTCAAGCTGAACCGAAAGCGCGGAATGAGCTTCTACTTGAATCTACCGGCGAGGTGA
- a CDS encoding ABC transporter ATP-binding protein, translating to MNALEVNRISVNFGGVKVLYDCSFRVGVGEKRAIIGPNGAGKTTLFNIISGVLKPTGGDIRLFDQQITAYPAHRLAALGLARTFQITNLFPNLMVWENVFMGVQALTPTKYLFYRRTSSRRKMIEDAEAQLKDWGIWDKKDQQVRNLSHGEQRQLEIILALSGRPKVVLLDEPTQGLSPAETALVVPMINRIDPATTILFIEHDMDVAFKIADKISVLYQGRILAEGTESEIRGNRDVAEVYLGMGDHHA from the coding sequence GTGAATGCATTGGAAGTAAACAGGATCAGCGTCAACTTCGGTGGGGTCAAGGTGCTCTACGATTGCTCCTTTAGGGTCGGTGTAGGCGAGAAGCGGGCGATCATCGGCCCGAACGGGGCAGGCAAGACGACCCTCTTCAACATCATCAGCGGGGTCCTCAAGCCGACCGGCGGCGATATCCGCCTCTTCGATCAGCAAATTACCGCTTACCCGGCTCACAGACTTGCAGCTTTAGGCCTGGCGCGGACTTTTCAAATAACGAATCTTTTCCCGAACCTGATGGTATGGGAAAATGTCTTCATGGGCGTGCAGGCGCTGACCCCCACCAAATACCTGTTCTACCGTCGAACGTCCAGCCGAAGGAAGATGATCGAGGATGCCGAGGCGCAGTTGAAAGACTGGGGCATCTGGGACAAGAAGGATCAGCAGGTGAGAAATCTTTCCCACGGCGAGCAGAGACAGCTCGAGATCATCCTGGCGCTCTCGGGGAGACCGAAGGTCGTCCTGCTCGACGAGCCGACCCAGGGCCTGTCGCCCGCCGAGACCGCCTTGGTCGTCCCCATGATCAACCGGATCGATCCGGCAACGACGATCCTCTTCATCGAGCACGACATGGATGTGGCCTTCAAGATAGCGGACAAGATTTCCGTCCTTTATCAGGGGAGGATCCTCGCGGAAGGCACGGAGTCTGAGATCCGCGGCAATCGGGACGTAGCGGAAGTCTATCTGGGTATGGGTGACCATCATGCTTGA
- a CDS encoding branched-chain amino acid ABC transporter permease, protein MIGKSRFAALVFGAVVALAVVPLVLPEYYVGLVARALILSILATSVSLMLGHLGLASVGHGVFFGIASYTVAIFTRHIADSTWLACLAALGVTTGAAAVFGLLTTRTKDIFFLMIMLAICQVFYGIAFSWRSITGGDDGLPGILTRHMAPWLNLSDTSAFYFFVLVIFLMTISGFWVLINSPFGLALRGIRDSESRMRALGFNVWLYKYLAFMASGFIGGISGVLNAYYDLTPNPVNFGVILSSTALLMVILGGPGTLAGPILGALVIVFLQDFVSGITDRWLMVLGTVYVLVVLLLPEGILGALNRMLRARPEPKQEG, encoded by the coding sequence ATGATAGGAAAGTCTCGCTTTGCAGCCCTGGTTTTCGGTGCGGTCGTCGCGCTTGCCGTGGTCCCGCTCGTTTTGCCGGAATACTACGTGGGACTGGTCGCCAGGGCATTGATCCTTTCGATCCTGGCGACCTCCGTGAGTCTCATGCTCGGGCATCTGGGCCTGGCATCCGTCGGCCATGGGGTCTTTTTCGGGATTGCATCTTACACGGTGGCCATTTTCACCCGCCACATAGCTGACAGCACCTGGCTGGCATGCCTTGCCGCGCTCGGAGTGACGACCGGTGCAGCCGCTGTTTTCGGGTTGCTCACCACCCGCACGAAGGACATCTTTTTCCTGATGATCATGCTCGCCATCTGCCAGGTCTTTTACGGTATCGCCTTCAGTTGGAGATCTATAACCGGCGGCGACGACGGCCTGCCGGGAATCCTAACCCGGCACATGGCCCCCTGGCTCAATCTGAGCGACACAAGCGCGTTTTACTTCTTCGTGCTCGTCATCTTCCTAATGACCATTAGCGGTTTCTGGGTTCTGATCAACTCTCCATTCGGCCTGGCCCTGCGCGGTATCCGGGACAGCGAAAGCAGGATGAGGGCCCTCGGATTCAACGTCTGGCTTTACAAGTACCTCGCTTTCATGGCCTCCGGTTTCATCGGGGGCATTTCAGGGGTCCTGAACGCCTATTACGATCTGACGCCGAATCCCGTGAATTTCGGCGTGATCCTCTCTTCGACCGCCCTGTTGATGGTGATCCTGGGCGGCCCGGGAACGCTGGCCGGACCGATCCTGGGGGCCCTGGTGATCGTTTTTCTCCAGGATTTCGTCAGCGGCATCACCGATCGCTGGCTCATGGTGCTCGGAACGGTCTATGTCTTGGTCGTTCTGCTGCTCCCGGAAGGCATCCTGGGCGCGCTGAACCGAATGTTACGGGCACGCCCCGAGCCGAAACAGGAAGGATGA
- a CDS encoding (2,3-dihydroxybenzoyl)adenylate synthase translates to MEGFVPWPPEFARRYRQEGYWLDKTITEVMEESFERFASNPLLVAAQNGRVYSYQECGRLATRLALHLKSLGLKLYDRVILQLPNQPEVLITYLAILKAGGIPIMALPPHQEAEIGFFAKLAEARALVIPAVFRKADKQQMAENIQKEAPSLDMVLVSGGKPRPGYYSLDALFADPIEERIKDPSFPRPDPDLPAVLQLSGGTTGIPKLIPRTHNDYIYNFLCNARVCGLDGHTVLLLAIPQQHNFALACPGFMGVASAGGCEVLSAVPSPDAALEVIEKYRVTHWIAVPAMVIAVLNHPDRSRYHLESLKIILTGGSKLNPEVALRVRPELGCDVQQCLGMAEGPLFWTRLDDPDEVRFGTQGRPQSPGDDFKIADPSTGEEVESGEMGELWCRGPYTIRGYYRAPEYNARAFSPDGYYKSGDLVRLHTSGNVVVEGRLKDCINRGGEKISAEEIENHILAHPAVDICACVAMPDLLLGERVCAFIVPKPGQALTLAELNRFLLEERRIAKFKLPERLELVDALPLTNVGKVNKVVLRNTITEQIEKEGAQAAR, encoded by the coding sequence ATGGAAGGATTTGTTCCCTGGCCCCCGGAATTCGCCCGTCGTTACCGTCAGGAGGGATATTGGCTGGACAAGACGATCACGGAAGTCATGGAGGAAAGCTTCGAGCGCTTTGCATCCAATCCCCTCCTGGTCGCGGCGCAAAACGGGCGCGTCTACTCCTACCAGGAATGCGGCCGTCTGGCGACACGGCTCGCACTGCATCTCAAGTCCCTCGGGCTCAAGCTTTATGACCGCGTGATCCTGCAGCTCCCGAATCAACCCGAGGTGCTCATCACGTATCTGGCGATCCTCAAAGCCGGCGGGATCCCGATCATGGCCCTCCCTCCGCATCAGGAGGCCGAGATCGGCTTTTTTGCCAAACTGGCCGAGGCCAGGGCACTGGTTATCCCGGCCGTTTTCCGCAAGGCGGACAAACAGCAGATGGCGGAAAACATCCAGAAGGAAGCGCCATCCCTCGATATGGTGTTGGTGAGCGGCGGGAAGCCGCGCCCGGGATATTATTCCCTGGACGCCCTGTTCGCCGATCCGATCGAAGAGCGGATAAAGGACCCTTCCTTTCCGAGGCCCGATCCCGATCTGCCTGCGGTGCTGCAGCTCTCCGGGGGGACGACAGGGATCCCGAAGCTCATCCCGAGGACGCACAACGATTATATTTACAACTTCCTCTGCAACGCCCGGGTCTGCGGGCTCGATGGACACACCGTTCTTCTGCTTGCGATTCCCCAGCAGCACAATTTTGCGCTGGCCTGCCCCGGGTTCATGGGGGTCGCTTCAGCCGGGGGCTGCGAGGTCCTCAGCGCCGTTCCGTCCCCGGACGCTGCCCTCGAAGTGATCGAAAAGTATCGTGTGACCCATTGGATCGCGGTGCCGGCCATGGTCATCGCGGTCCTCAACCACCCGGATCGAAGTCGTTACCATTTGGAATCCCTGAAGATTATCCTAACGGGGGGATCGAAGCTCAATCCCGAGGTGGCCCTCCGGGTTCGGCCTGAGCTTGGCTGCGATGTTCAACAGTGTCTCGGAATGGCGGAAGGGCCGCTTTTTTGGACGCGGCTGGATGACCCCGACGAGGTGCGCTTCGGGACCCAGGGGCGGCCGCAATCCCCCGGCGACGATTTCAAGATAGCGGACCCCTCTACAGGTGAAGAGGTTGAGTCCGGGGAGATGGGAGAACTCTGGTGCCGCGGCCCCTATACGATCCGCGGCTATTACCGGGCGCCGGAATACAACGCCAGGGCTTTCAGCCCGGACGGGTACTACAAGTCGGGCGATCTGGTGAGGCTCCATACGAGCGGCAATGTGGTCGTCGAGGGAAGGCTGAAAGATTGCATCAACCGCGGGGGCGAAAAGATCAGCGCCGAGGAGATCGAGAACCACATTCTGGCCCACCCGGCGGTCGACATCTGCGCCTGCGTCGCCATGCCCGATCTGCTCCTGGGTGAACGCGTGTGCGCGTTTATCGTCCCCAAGCCCGGGCAGGCGCTGACCCTTGCGGAGCTGAACCGTTTTCTCCTCGAGGAGCGCCGGATAGCGAAATTCAAACTCCCTGAGCGGCTCGAACTCGTTGACGCCCTTCCCTTGACCAACGTCGGCAAGGTGAATAAAGTAGTCCTCCGGAACACGATAACCGAACAGATCGAGAAGGAGGGGGCGCAGGCCGCGCGATGA
- a CDS encoding ABC transporter ATP-binding protein has product MLEVLDLHTYYGDSYILQGVSIRVPKGNIVAVLGRNGVGKTTLIHSIVAFVKPRKGSILLEGAELMGKTTQEIMRSGIALVPQGRRIFPSLSVLENLVVPFRCSYGDETAIKPMAMEEVFRIFPILKTRQGQKARFLSGGEQQMLAMARALVSGPKILLMDEPSEGLAPLIVQEISDVISGLREQRMGLVLVEQNFQMATRLADNVYVMSRGNIVHESTPQELVANEEIKSRYLGM; this is encoded by the coding sequence ATGCTTGAAGTTCTTGATTTGCACACCTACTACGGGGACAGTTACATTCTGCAGGGCGTTTCCATCCGGGTCCCGAAAGGGAACATCGTCGCCGTCCTGGGCCGCAACGGGGTGGGGAAAACCACGCTCATCCATTCCATCGTCGCCTTCGTCAAACCGAGAAAGGGGAGCATCCTCCTGGAAGGCGCCGAACTGATGGGAAAGACGACGCAAGAGATCATGCGCTCCGGCATCGCCCTGGTGCCGCAAGGGAGACGGATCTTCCCATCCCTGAGCGTCCTCGAAAATCTGGTCGTTCCTTTCCGCTGCAGCTATGGGGATGAAACGGCGATCAAACCGATGGCTATGGAGGAGGTCTTCCGCATCTTCCCGATATTGAAAACCCGGCAAGGGCAAAAGGCGCGCTTCCTGAGCGGTGGGGAACAGCAGATGCTGGCCATGGCTCGGGCCCTGGTCAGCGGGCCCAAGATCCTCCTCATGGATGAACCGTCTGAAGGACTCGCCCCGTTGATCGTCCAGGAGATCAGCGACGTCATCTCCGGACTGCGGGAACAGCGAATGGGGCTCGTCCTGGTCGAGCAAAACTTCCAGATGGCAACCCGCCTGGCCGACAACGTTTACGTCATGAGCCGCGGAAATATCGTCCATGAATCCACCCCGCAGGAACTGGTCGCAAATGAGGAGATCAAATCCCGGTACCTGGGGATGTAA